A region from the Antennarius striatus isolate MH-2024 chromosome 22, ASM4005453v1, whole genome shotgun sequence genome encodes:
- the tbc1d30 gene encoding TBC1 domain family member 30 isoform X4: protein MFPSLPTSSDRSRLASPSPRRARRVKTADIIPQEAGKPYCKDDFCGLQRWTSPAESPVDTSSAPGQRADGGAPPGTDTPSAAAASDSDSESRGDGVKVPRSSIVDCLLVELYETYGGGRRSADSWDSSTEASGSDAFLGRSNSGSSFLQELQERHTRRHQVNYLAQKAPEELRSIIQEVKYRTGLQSAKLIRQLRRRDRLCHKLQKNYDIITACLQAVSQKRWVDTRLKFTIEPSLGKNGFQQWYDALKAVARLPTGIPKEWRKRVWLTLADQYLHSISIDWEKTLRFTFNERSNPDDDSLGIQIVKDLHRTGCSSYCGQEGEQDRVVLKRVLLAYARWNKTVGYCQGFNVLAALILEVTEGNESDALKVMIYLIDKVLPESYFANNLRALSVDMAVFRDLLRLKLPRLSQHLHHLQKAANKEAGGSYEPPLTNVFTMQWFLTMFATCLPAPTVLKIWDSVFFEGSEMLFRAALAIWERLGERIEYCQTADEFYSTMGCLTQEMLEQDLIDAAELMQEVYCIAVFPFPQLAELREKYTYNITPFPTSVKSNGSGGLGSWESDDDVDMDDEDAVVTALGCLGPLGGLLAPELQRYQKHLKDQRSEQGSIAELSPGAVGAGGGGGGGGARAEHQAAINSMMMERMNTDIYALKKQYARIKRRQQQQSMQLCIRTDKCPATRVLASQLNPSGAVINHLLLGRKPVGEASSLSSASKPTLSGSRPTSLSQSQGSLTRQGCGSLHSGGAGSPGSCGGVGSPWRAHVRVHRRNVARARAQLGFGDSEEREDEEEDAGLQGEQERKIEENGDEEQEESSNSSAPVSPDPSGVGSACKDEAEGAEVAQVVVQLDSLNLEDKSTLTSPDNKKPPEPKPEPKVPLLPPPPSSNRHKVHDSSGLDRHCPTVISSSPSTPKQSPSPAFLTQSCSSSSVSPPNPLPSSGSFPQSSSPTPSTFYKTSSPSTPSLCSLSSSSRSHMTSSPSTPTFPPPFVPLTPKQQVFSPFPSVKQPRKSAAARNLGLYGPTSRTPTVHFPQLSRNLNRNSGAGTIGRR, encoded by the exons ATGTTCCCATCTCTCCCTACCAGCTCAGACAGGTCTCGACTGGCTTCTCCTTCACCTCGGCGAGCCCGGCGAGTCAAAACAGCTGACATCATCCCGCAGGAAGCCGGGAAGCCTTATTGCAAG GATGACTTCTGCGGCTTACAGCGGTGGACGAGCCCGGCCGAGTCACCTGTTGACACATCATCCGCTCCGGGGCAGCGGGCAGACGGCGGAGCTCCGCCGGGCACCGACACCCCAAGTGCGGCCGCGGCCTCAGACAGTGACTCGGAGTCCCGTGGAGATGGAGTCAAAGTCCCGAGAAGCTCCATCGTGGACTGCCTGCTGGTGGAGCTCTATGAGACGTACGGAGGCGGCCGGAGGAGCGCGGACAGCTGGGACAGCTCCACCGAGGCGTCCGGGTCCGATGCCTTCCTGGGCCGCAGTAACTCCggctccagcttcctccaggagctgcaggagagaCACACCAGGAGGCACCAGGTCAACTACCTGGCCCAGAAAG cGCCGGAGGAGCTGCGTTCGATCATCCAGGAGGTCAAATATCGCACCGGCCTGCAGTCGGCCAAGCTGATTCGCCAGCTGAGGAGGCGGGACCGACTGTGCCACAAGCTGCAGAAgaactatgacatcatcacagcgtGCCTGCAGGCCGTCTCGCAGAAAAGAT ggGTCGACACGAGGCTGAAGTTCACCATCGAGCCGTCGCTGGGAAAGAATGGATtccagcag TGGTACGACGCTCTGAAGGCGGTGGCTCGGCTTCCCACTGGGATCCCaaaggaatggaggaaaagG gtcTGGCTGACGCTGGCGGACCAGTACCTCCACAGCATCTCCATCGACTGGGAGAAGACGCTTCGCTTCACCTTCAACGAGCGCAGCAACCCGGACGACGACTCCCTCGGCATCCAGATCGTCAAG GACCTGCACCGGACAGGCTGCAGTTCCTACTGCGGCCAGGAGGGCGAGCAGGACCGGGTGGTGCTGAAGAGGGTGCTGCTGGCCTACGCCCGCTGGAATAAAACCGTGGGCTACTGCCAGGGATTCAACGTGCTGGCCGCCCTCATCCTGGAGGTCACTGAAGGCAACGAGAGCGACGCGCTGAAG GTGATGATCTATTTGATCGACAAAGTTCTACCTGAGAGTTATTTTGCCAACAACCTGCGAGCGTTGTCAG TGGACATGGCGGTGTTCAGAGACCTGCTCCGGCTGAAGCTGCCCAGACTCTCCCAGCACCTCCACCATCTCCAGAAAGCTGCAAACAAGGAAGCAGGAG GAAGCTACGAGCCGCCGCTGACCAACGTCTTCACCATGCAGTGGTTCCTCACTATGTTCGCCACCTGTCTGCCGGCGCCCACCGTGCTGAAGATCTGGGACTCGGTTTTCTTCGAGGGGTCGGAGATGCTGTTCCGAGCCGCCCTCGCCATCTGGGAGCGCCTGGGAGA GAGGATCGAGTACTGCCAGACGGCGGACGAGTTCTACAGCACCATGGGATGTCTGACGCAGGAGATGCTGGAGCAAGACCTCATCGACGCTGCTGAACTCATGCAG GAAGTTTACTGCATAGCCGTGTTTCCTTTCCCTCAactagctgagctgagagagaaATACACCTACAACATCACGCCGTTCCCCACCTCAGTCAAGTCCAACGGGAG CGGCGGTCTTGGCAGCTGGGAGAGTGACGACGACGTGGACATGGATGACGAGGATGCTGTGGTGACGGCGCTTGGATGCCTGGGTCCCCTGGGGGGCCTCCTGGCCCCCGAGCTGCAGAGATACCAGAAACATCTGAAAG ACCAGCGATCGGAGCAGGGCAGCATCGCCGAGCTGAGTCCGGGAGCAgtgggagctggaggaggaggaggagggggcggagccagggcGGAGCATCAGGCGGCCATCAACAGCATGATGATGGAGCGGATGAACACGGACATCTACGCGCTGAAGAAGCAGTACGCACGAATCAAgaggcggcagcagcagcagtccatGCAGCTCTGCATACGCACGG ACAAGTGTCCTGCCACCCGCGTCTTGGCGTCTCAACTCAATCCGTCCGGCGCAGTCATCAACCACCTCCTCCTGGGCCGGAAGCCAGTCGGAGAAGCCTCCAGCCTGTCATCTGCAAGCAAACCCACACTTTCAGGGTCACGACCCACCTCCCTGTCTCAGAGCCAGGGCTCCCTGACCAGGCAGGGCTGTGGATCGCTTCATTCCGGCGGCGCTGGGTCGCCGGGGAGCTGTGGCGGCGTGGGGTCGCCGTGGCGCGCTCACGTCCGCGTGCATCGACGAAACGTCGCCAGGGCTCGAGCGCAGCTAGGGTTTGGAGATTCAGAGGAaagagaagatgaggaggaagacgcCGGACTGCAGGGCGAACAGGAGAGGAAGATTGAGGAAAATGGTGACGAGGAGCAGGAAGAGAGCAGCAACTCGTCTGCGCCTGTGTCTCCTGATCCCTCAGGTGTGGGATCAGCATGCAAAGATGAGGCAGAAGGGGCAGAAGTTGCTCAGGTGGTGGTGCAACTGGACTCTCTTAATTTAGAAGACAAGTCCACCTTGACTTCCCCTGACAACAAGAAGCCACCAGAGCCCAAACCTGAACCCAAagtccctcttcttcctcccccaccCTCTTCAAACCGACACAAAGTCCATGATTCCTCGGGTTTGGACCGACACTGTCCTACCGTCATTTCCTCCTCACCTTCCACACCGAAGCAATCCCCCTCTCCAGCCTTCCTCACTCAGTCCTGCTCTTCCTCATCCGTATCTCCCCCCAACCCACTTCCGAGCTCAGGATCCTTCCCCCAGTCTTCTTCCCCAACACCCTCCACCTTCTACAAAACCTCTTCTCCCTCCACCCCTTCGCTGTGCTCTCTGTCCTCGTCGTCCAGGTCTCACATGACCTCCTCCCCGTCGACCCCGACGTTTCCGCCCCCCTTTGTTCCCCTAACCCCCAAACAGCAGGTCTTCTCCCCATTTCCTAGCGTGAAGCAACCCAGGAAGTCGGCAGCAGCCCGGAATCTTGGTCTCTACGGTCCCACATCCAGAACTCCCACTGTCCACTTCCCCCAGCTCAGCCGCAACCTGAACCGGAACAGTGGAGCCGGGACCATTGGGAGGCGATGA